The Malus domestica chromosome 13, GDT2T_hap1 genome includes a window with the following:
- the LOC103452610 gene encoding uncharacterized protein isoform X1, which translates to MRSSGLVDPGWDHGVAQDERKKKVKCNYCGKIVSGGIYRLKQHLARVSGEVTYCDKAPDDVYFRMKENMKGSRSHKKPRLSEDIGQAYLNFQSNDDEEDVHVGYRSKGKQLVGERNLAMKLTPLRSLGYVDPGWEHGVAQDEKKKKVKCNYCEKIVSGGINRFKQHLARIPGEVAPCKHAPDDVYVKIKENMKWHRTGRRQRQPDSKDISNFDPLSDNEGQDDDQMEAVLPHMSQESFIDGDRRLGQNLRHTFLSLPPSTGSEPLFKRSRLDSLFLTSPKSFPPQSYKQARVRTMSNKISHKEVISGICKFFYHAGVPIQAADSLYFHKMLELVGQYGQGMVAPPSQIITGRFLQEEIATIRNYLAEYKASWATTGCSIMADSWRDTEGRILINLLASGPNGVYFVSSVDATEIVEDALNLFMLLDKVVEEMGEENVVQVITPNTPSYKAAGKMLEEKRKNLFWTPCATSCIDQTLEDFLRIRCVAECMEKGQKVTKLIYNQVWLLNFMKSDFTQGKELLRSSITRFASSFATLQSLLDHKTGLKRMFQSNKWISSQCSKSFEGKEVENIVLNAAFWKKLQFVRNSVDPIMQILQKVENGDHLSMSSIYNDMYRAKIAIKTIHVRKYEPFWSVIESHWNSLFYHPVYVAAYYLNPSYRYRPDFTAHTEVMRGLNECIVRLEPDHSNRISASMQISDYNSAKADFGTELAISTRTELDPAAWWQQHGISCLELQRIAVRILSQTCSSFGCEHNWSIYDQLYNPRSNRLAQKRLNDLIYVHYNLRLREQKLRRRPENSTSLDNVLLERLLDDWIVDAAENDLLDNEEVLYNEIEQVDEYENDLVDYECGIANGETRNGSIELVTLADADVNPANAGVATDDDDEEEEGAEGEMNFFHDDLSD; encoded by the exons ATGCGCTCATCTGGACTTGTTGACCCTGGATGGGACCATGGCGTTGCTCAAGatgagaggaagaaaaaggttaAATGCAATTACTGTGGAAAAATAGTTAGTGGTGGAATATACAGATTGAAGCAACATTTAGCCCGAGTTTCTGGAGAAGTTACTTATTGTGATAAAGCTCCAGACGATGTATACTTTCGTatgaaagaaaatatgaaaggaaGTCGTTCTCATAAGAAACCTAGGCTTTCCGAAGATATTGGCCAAGCATATCTGAATTTCCAATCCAACGATGACGAAGAAGATGTGCATGTTGGTTATAGAAGCAAAGGAAAGCAGTTGGTGGGTGAGAGGAATTTAGCTATGAAATTGACTCCTCTTCGGTCGTTAGGGTATGTTGATCCTGGGTGGGAACATGGCGTTGCTCAggatgagaaaaagaaaaaggtgaaATGCAATTATTGCGAGAAAATAGTTAGTGGTGGTATCAATCGGTTTAAACAACATTTAGCTAGAATTCCTGGAGAAGTAGCACCTTGTAAACATGCTCCTGATGATGTCTATGTTAAAATAAAGGAGAATATGAAATGGCATCGTACTGGAAGGAGACAGAGACAACCCGATTCCAAGGACATATCAAATTTTGATCCTCTGTCAGATAATGAAGGCCAAGACGATGACCAAATGGAAGCTGTTCTGCCACATATGAGCCAGGAAAGCTTCATCGATGGTGATAGGAGATTGGGCCAAAATTTGAGACATACATTCTTGTCGCTGCCTCCCAGCACTGGTTCTGAACCATTATTTAAAAGATCAAGGCTCGATTCTCTGTTCTTGACATCTCCTAAGAGTTTTCCACCACAATCTTACAAGCAAGCAAGGGTCAGAACAatgtcaaataaaatttcccacaagGAAGTTATTTCCGGAATTTGCAAATTCTTTTACCATGCAGGAGTTCCTATACAAGCAGCAGACTCCCTATACTTTCATAAGATGCTGGAATTGGTTGGCCAATATGGGCAGGGTATGGTTGCACCTCCAAGCCAAATAATAACCGGTCGGTTTCTACAAGAGGAAATTGCAACCATTAGAAACTACCTGGCTGAGTATAAGGCATCATGGGCAACCACTGGCTGTTCTATTATGGCCGACAGTTGGAGAGACACAGAGGGTAGAATATTGATAAACTTGTTGGCTTCCGGTCCAAATGGTGTGTACTTTGTTTCTTCAGTTGATGCCACTGAAATTGTTGAAGATGCTTTGAATTTGTTTATGTTGCTGGACAAAGTGGTTGAAGAGATGGGGGAGGAAAATGTAGTTCAg GTAATCACTCCAAATACTCCTAGTTATAAGGCTGCTGGAAAGATGCTTGAGGAGAAGAGAAAGAATTTATTCTGGACCCCATGCGCCACCAGTTGTATCGATCAAACGCTTGAAGATTTTTTGAGGATAAGATGCGTAGCGGAGTGCATGGAGAAGGGCCAAAAAGTTACAAAGCTCATTTACAACCAAGTTTGGTTGTTAAATTTTATGAAGAGTGATTTCACACAGGGGAAGGAACTTTTGAGATCGTCTATCACCCGGTTTGCTTCTAGCTTTGCTACCTTACAAAGCTTGCTGGACCACAAGACTGGTCTTAAAAGAATGTTTCAATCAAACAAATGGATTTCATCTCAGTGCTCCAAATCATTTGAGGGAAAAGAAGTGGAAAATATTGTCTTAAATGCTGCATTTTGGAAGAAGTTACAGTTTGTTAGGAATTCAGTGGACCCGATAATGCAAATTCTTCAAAAGGTTGAGAATGGTGACCACTTGTCAATGTCATCTATATATAATGACATGTACAGGGCAAAGATTGCAATAAAAACCATTCATGTCCGTAAATATGAACCATTTTGGAGCGTTATAGAGAGTCATTGGAACTCACTGTTCTACCACCCTGTATACGTAGCTGCTTACTACTTAAATCCATCATACAGATATCGACCTGATTTTACGGCG CATACTGAGGTGATGCGTGGACTTAACGAATGCATTGTTCGGCTGGAGCCAGACCATTCAAATAGGATTTCTGCATCTATGCAG ATTTCTGATTACAATTCTGCTAAAGCTGATTTTGGAACTGAATTGGCAATCAGTACAAGAACAGAGCTTGATCCAG CTGCATGGTGGCAACAACATGGGATAAGTTGCTTAGAGCTGCAGCGTATAGCTGTGCGTATATTGAGTCAGACATGCTCTTCTTTTGGGTGTGAGCATAACTGGAGTATATACGATCAATTGTACAATCCGAGAAGTAATCGTTTGGCCCAAAAAAGGTTAAACGACCTCATCTACGTTCATTACAATTTGCGTCTTAGAGAACAAAAATTACGAAGAAGGCCGGAAAATTCAACCTCCCTTGACAATGTGCTGTTAGAGCGGTTGCTAGATGATTGGATTGTAGATGCTGCGGAAAATGACTTGCTAGACAATGAG GAAGTCCTTTACAACGAAATCGAACAGGTTGATGAATACGAAAATGATCTCGTTGATTACGAATGTGGAATTGCAAACGGAGAGACTAGGAACGGATCCATTGAGCTGGTAACCTTGGCTGATGCAGATGTCAATCCGGCCAATGCTGGCGTTGCCACCGATGATGAtgacgaggaggaggagggggcgGAAGGTGAGATGAACTTTTTCCATGATGACTTGAGTGATTAG
- the LOC103452610 gene encoding uncharacterized protein isoform X2, translated as MRSSGLVDPGWDHGVAQDERKKKVKCNYCGKIVSGGIYRLKQHLARVSGEVTYCDKAPDDVYFRMKENMKGSRSHKKPRLSEDIGQAYLNFQSNDDEEDVHVGYRSKGKQLVGERNLAMKLTPLRSLGYVDPGWEHGVAQDEKKKKVKCNYCEKIVSGGINRFKQHLARIPGEVAPCKHAPDDVYVKIKENMKWHRTGRRQRQPDSKDISNFDPLSDNEGQDDDQMEAVLPHMSQESFIDGDRRLGQNLRHTFLSLPPSTGSEPLFKRSRLDSLFLTSPKSFPPQSYKQARVRTMSNKISHKEVISGICKFFYHAGVPIQAADSLYFHKMLELVGQYGQGMVAPPSQIITGRFLQEEIATIRNYLAEYKASWATTGCSIMADSWRDTEGRILINLLASGPNGVYFVSSVDATEIVEDALNLFMLLDKVVEEMGEENVVQVITPNTPSYKAAGKMLEEKRKNLFWTPCATSCIDQTLEDFLRIRCVAECMEKGQKVTKLIYNQVWLLNFMKSDFTQGKELLRSSITRFASSFATLQSLLDHKTGLKRMFQSNKWISSQCSKSFEGKEVENIVLNAAFWKKLQFVRNSVDPIMQILQKVENGDHLSMSSIYNDMYRAKIAIKTIHVRKYEPFWSVIESHWNSLFYHPVYVAAYYLNPSYRYRPDFTAHTEVMRGLNECIVRLEPDHSNRISASMQISDYNSAKADFGTELAISTRTELDPAAWWQQHGISCLELQRIAVRILSQTCSSFGCEHNWSIYDQLYNPRSNRLAQKRLNDLIYVHYNLRLREQKLRRRPENSTSLDNVLLERLLDDWIVDAAENDLLDNESFTTKSNRLMNTKMISLITNVELQTERLGTDPLSW; from the exons ATGCGCTCATCTGGACTTGTTGACCCTGGATGGGACCATGGCGTTGCTCAAGatgagaggaagaaaaaggttaAATGCAATTACTGTGGAAAAATAGTTAGTGGTGGAATATACAGATTGAAGCAACATTTAGCCCGAGTTTCTGGAGAAGTTACTTATTGTGATAAAGCTCCAGACGATGTATACTTTCGTatgaaagaaaatatgaaaggaaGTCGTTCTCATAAGAAACCTAGGCTTTCCGAAGATATTGGCCAAGCATATCTGAATTTCCAATCCAACGATGACGAAGAAGATGTGCATGTTGGTTATAGAAGCAAAGGAAAGCAGTTGGTGGGTGAGAGGAATTTAGCTATGAAATTGACTCCTCTTCGGTCGTTAGGGTATGTTGATCCTGGGTGGGAACATGGCGTTGCTCAggatgagaaaaagaaaaaggtgaaATGCAATTATTGCGAGAAAATAGTTAGTGGTGGTATCAATCGGTTTAAACAACATTTAGCTAGAATTCCTGGAGAAGTAGCACCTTGTAAACATGCTCCTGATGATGTCTATGTTAAAATAAAGGAGAATATGAAATGGCATCGTACTGGAAGGAGACAGAGACAACCCGATTCCAAGGACATATCAAATTTTGATCCTCTGTCAGATAATGAAGGCCAAGACGATGACCAAATGGAAGCTGTTCTGCCACATATGAGCCAGGAAAGCTTCATCGATGGTGATAGGAGATTGGGCCAAAATTTGAGACATACATTCTTGTCGCTGCCTCCCAGCACTGGTTCTGAACCATTATTTAAAAGATCAAGGCTCGATTCTCTGTTCTTGACATCTCCTAAGAGTTTTCCACCACAATCTTACAAGCAAGCAAGGGTCAGAACAatgtcaaataaaatttcccacaagGAAGTTATTTCCGGAATTTGCAAATTCTTTTACCATGCAGGAGTTCCTATACAAGCAGCAGACTCCCTATACTTTCATAAGATGCTGGAATTGGTTGGCCAATATGGGCAGGGTATGGTTGCACCTCCAAGCCAAATAATAACCGGTCGGTTTCTACAAGAGGAAATTGCAACCATTAGAAACTACCTGGCTGAGTATAAGGCATCATGGGCAACCACTGGCTGTTCTATTATGGCCGACAGTTGGAGAGACACAGAGGGTAGAATATTGATAAACTTGTTGGCTTCCGGTCCAAATGGTGTGTACTTTGTTTCTTCAGTTGATGCCACTGAAATTGTTGAAGATGCTTTGAATTTGTTTATGTTGCTGGACAAAGTGGTTGAAGAGATGGGGGAGGAAAATGTAGTTCAg GTAATCACTCCAAATACTCCTAGTTATAAGGCTGCTGGAAAGATGCTTGAGGAGAAGAGAAAGAATTTATTCTGGACCCCATGCGCCACCAGTTGTATCGATCAAACGCTTGAAGATTTTTTGAGGATAAGATGCGTAGCGGAGTGCATGGAGAAGGGCCAAAAAGTTACAAAGCTCATTTACAACCAAGTTTGGTTGTTAAATTTTATGAAGAGTGATTTCACACAGGGGAAGGAACTTTTGAGATCGTCTATCACCCGGTTTGCTTCTAGCTTTGCTACCTTACAAAGCTTGCTGGACCACAAGACTGGTCTTAAAAGAATGTTTCAATCAAACAAATGGATTTCATCTCAGTGCTCCAAATCATTTGAGGGAAAAGAAGTGGAAAATATTGTCTTAAATGCTGCATTTTGGAAGAAGTTACAGTTTGTTAGGAATTCAGTGGACCCGATAATGCAAATTCTTCAAAAGGTTGAGAATGGTGACCACTTGTCAATGTCATCTATATATAATGACATGTACAGGGCAAAGATTGCAATAAAAACCATTCATGTCCGTAAATATGAACCATTTTGGAGCGTTATAGAGAGTCATTGGAACTCACTGTTCTACCACCCTGTATACGTAGCTGCTTACTACTTAAATCCATCATACAGATATCGACCTGATTTTACGGCG CATACTGAGGTGATGCGTGGACTTAACGAATGCATTGTTCGGCTGGAGCCAGACCATTCAAATAGGATTTCTGCATCTATGCAG ATTTCTGATTACAATTCTGCTAAAGCTGATTTTGGAACTGAATTGGCAATCAGTACAAGAACAGAGCTTGATCCAG CTGCATGGTGGCAACAACATGGGATAAGTTGCTTAGAGCTGCAGCGTATAGCTGTGCGTATATTGAGTCAGACATGCTCTTCTTTTGGGTGTGAGCATAACTGGAGTATATACGATCAATTGTACAATCCGAGAAGTAATCGTTTGGCCCAAAAAAGGTTAAACGACCTCATCTACGTTCATTACAATTTGCGTCTTAGAGAACAAAAATTACGAAGAAGGCCGGAAAATTCAACCTCCCTTGACAATGTGCTGTTAGAGCGGTTGCTAGATGATTGGATTGTAGATGCTGCGGAAAATGACTTGCTAGACAATGAG TCCTTTACAACGAAATCGAACAGGTTGATGAATACGAAAATGATCTCGTTGATTACGAATGTGGAATTGCAAACGGAGAGACTAGGAACGGATCCATTGAGCTGGTAA